The sequence below is a genomic window from Haloferax mediterranei ATCC 33500.
CGAGCGTGTGGTCGTCGTCGAGGGCGGAGACGCACCCGGCGAGCCGACCAGCACGCAGGGGGTCGTCGAAGACGTTCTCGATATCGGAGTAGTGGAGGAGACGAGGCATTCGCTTCTCGAATGTGGGGGTCTGAGTGGACAAGAAGCCGTCGGGACAACACGACGGAGAGGGGTTGATGCGGACGGAAGAACGGGTCGGGACAGTGGTGGGTCCACCTCCCGACTCGCCTCACTCCGCCGCAGTGTGGCGCTCGTCTATTCTTCTGCTTCGAGTTCGAACGCGACGATAACCTCGGCTTGGTACTCTCGTGTCTCGACGGACGCGACTTCGACGCCGAGTTCTTCCACTTCGACCCAGTGGACGCCGGCGAGCGTCTCCTCCGCTCGGTCGATGGCGTCGTCGACTGCCGCGTCGAAACTCTCGTTACTCCGACCGATGAGGGTGATTTTCTTAAACACCATCTCGGCTGACCATTCGTCGTACTATCACAAATAATCGTCCCCAATTTCACGATACAGCATCGCGGTTCCGGTACACCGTAGACGAGCGTCTATAAACACTCGACTACGAGGTCAGCAGCTCGGAAGACGGAAATCACCCTTCCGGGTGGCCTTCTCAAGTTTAGCGGGTGGCCTTCTCAAGTCGTTGTTGAAGCGCCCCGACCACATCAGTAAGGTGAGCCGTTCCCCAGATGGCGACGACGACGCCGCCGATAGCGTCGAACACGAGGTCCAAGAGTGTGTCTTCGAGTCCGTACTGCGTCAGGACGGACCCGGTTCCGGCGAGCGTGGCGACCCCCGAGATGGCGAACTCGATGACTTCCCAGAAGACTCCGAACGCGAGGACGAAAAGCAGGATAAAGACGAACATAAATCTGGGCGGGAGGTAGATGGCAGTCGTGTGTTCGTCGACCGCGCGGACGGTCGCGTAGCCAGCGGCGGCGACAACAGAAGACGACAGTGCGTGCGTGAAGTGGTCCCACCACCAGATGCCTGCGTAGAAACTCGTCTCCGTGCCGGGAACGCCAACGGTCCCGAGGGCGTGGAAAAACGCCGCGGAGGATATCCAAAGCGTCAGGCCCGCATCCATGGGAATGCGGTAGTCGCGTTCGAGTAGTGCTGGGAGGTACGTCACACCGAGGCTGACCGAGGCGTTGACGACGATACCGAAGTTTGGCCGGTCAAGGCCGATGAAGATGAGACCGATGAGAATTATCTGCATGGCTCGTGAGAGCTGTTGCTGTCGCCGTTCGTCGATGTGGAGCCTCGTTCGAACCTTCACGGCAGGTCACCGTCCTCCGACTCTTGGGTCTCCCCGACTTCTGCGACTTCGTTGGGGAGGCGTTCTCGCGACCCCGCCCGGCGGCGGAAGTAGTGCTCGAACAGTAATCCGGCGACGAGCCCGGCGACCGTGGCGGCGACGAAATCCCACATCAGACCTGTCTCGATGACATCGTCGCTCCGCCCGTTGAACAGCAATTCCGTTCCGAGATAGATATCTGAGAGCCACTGTACGACCGCCCAGACGCCCGCCGCGGCCATCGTGGCGATGACGACGAAGACGATAGCAAACGAGTAGTTCATCCGGACGGGTGTGAACACGTCCAACTCGACCGCGACGATGAGTGCGACCGCGGCGACCGCGAGATAGGTCGAAACGCGGCCCGTGAACATCACGCCGCCGATGGTCTGGCCTCGAACGAGAACCCGGGCGACGAGCGGAAACGAAGCCAGCGCGATGACTTCCCACGGAAGCATCGCCTGTGGCTCACGAAACGCAACGGCGGGGACGACGGTCAGGATGGCGACACCCGCGGCGAAGCCGCCCCACACGAGGTCGCCGCCGGTGACGACACTCCCGATAGCGACCGCTGTGAGAAAGCCGACGAACAGCCACGCGAGCGCTGCATTGAGTCGTCTGCTACGGACGAATCGACGGAGCCCCGTCTGCGTGGTCCGTGTCATGCCCGTCCGTTAGCGACGGGCTGAGAAAACGTTTGGGCGCGTGTCTGTGATTATAAGCTGTGCAGGCCGACCCGAGTCACGTGTTCGTGCCCCGGACGACCTCGTAGTCGTCACCTCCGTTGTCGGAGACGCCGATAATTGCCCATTCGTACGGAAGGTCGATACCGCGAAGTCGCTCTCGAAGCGCGCTAATGTGGTCGTCCCACGTCACGAAACAGCGGAGCCGGTACTGTGTCTCGGTTCCGCCGTCTGTAAACGCCGGACGGCAATTGGTCGCTTCGCGCGAACTCAGTGCGGTCACTTGGACCGTACGCCACTTGCGTTCAGCCAGCATATCGGGACCGTCGCCCGAGACGGTGTAGCCGAGCTGACCGAATATCGACCGAGCCTCCTGAACAGGAGGCATCGAAGCCTGGGCCATGCAGGTCAACGTACACCCGCACCTGTGATAAAGATTGTCACGATATACCGTACCAATGACGGCGAATGTGTTGCTTTTGCGGCGATACTATTCGTGGGCGGCGTCCCACTCGTCTGGTTTCCGGACGTTTCCACACTCGTTGCATTCGACGCGACCCATCGTGTCCATCGCGGTATCGAACGAATCGCAGTTCCCACAGCGGTAGCCCCATCGGGACTCGGCGCTATCGGTCGAGTACACGACGTAGAACGGGCCTTTCGACCCACGGTCGAATTCGTTGCTCGCGACGAACACAGTTTTCCCACCCGGTACAGTCTGTGACTGGAGTTGGGTCATAGCACCCGGTTGGGAAGCAGGTGGCTTAAGAAATTGGACCTATGTGCGGAAGGATTCGCCACAGCCGCAACTGCTCGATGCGTTCGGGTTCTCGACGTTGAAACCTGCCCCCTGCAGGCCGCCCTCGTAGTCGAGCGTCGCGCCGCCGATGTAGTTCATACTCGCCGGGTCGACGAACACGCGGAGGCCGTGTTGTTCGACGACGGTGTCGTCGTCTTCCGGTTCGCCATCGAACCGCATCCCATACGACAAACCGGCGCAGCCGCCCTGCTGGACGAACAGGCGGAGACCAGCCACGTCGGTGTCCATCGACTCTCCTTCGAGGAGCGAGATGGCTTCGTCCGCGGCCTCGGGCGTAACCGTGACGGCCGCCTCGTCGCTGCCAGTCGCGGATTCGGTACTCATACTACCCGTTATACTGTGGGAACGGTTAACTGTGCCGCCGGGTGAAAAAAGCTGCTGCCGCGACGACGGTCGTGCCGTTTCCGACCCTTACTCCTCGAACCGTTCGCGGACGCTCTGTGCGTGCGCGTCGAGTCCTTCCGCTTCGGCGAGCGTCGTAACCGTCTCTGAGAGGCCCGAAAGCGCCTCCTGGTCGAGTCGCTGGACAGTTGTCGAGCGGACGAAGTGGTCCACCGAGAGTCCGCCCTGTTGCTTCGCACCGGCACCAGTCGGTAGCACGTGGTTCGTTCCGGAGGCGTAGTCGCCCGCGGCGACTGGGGTGTACGGACCGAGGAAGACGCTTCCGGCCGAGTCGATACGGTCGAGGAGAGCTTCGTCATCGTCGGCCTGAATCGACAGGTGCTCTGCGGCGTACTCTTCGGCGAAGAGCACCGCTTCGGACATCGAGCGGGCGACGAGCACGCCCGAAGCGTCGTTCTCCAGCGCTGCCTCGATGGTCTCGGTGCGTTCGCGCTCTGCGGCCTGTCGCTCGACCTCCTCGACGATTTCTGTGGCGAGGTCGGCGTCGTCGGTGACGGCGACCACGGAAGCGTTCGGGTCGTGTTCGGCCTGTGCGACGAGGTCGGCCGCGACGAATCGCGCCTCTGCGGTCTCGTCGGCGACGACGAGTACCTCGGAGGGACCGGCGAGGAAGTC
It includes:
- a CDS encoding HesB/IscA family protein → MSTESATGSDEAAVTVTPEAADEAISLLEGESMDTDVAGLRLFVQQGGCAGLSYGMRFDGEPEDDDTVVEQHGLRVFVDPASMNYIGGATLDYEGGLQGAGFNVENPNASSSCGCGESFRT
- a CDS encoding DUF7116 family protein is translated as MAQASMPPVQEARSIFGQLGYTVSGDGPDMLAERKWRTVQVTALSSREATNCRPAFTDGGTETQYRLRCFVTWDDHISALRERLRGIDLPYEWAIIGVSDNGGDDYEVVRGTNT
- a CDS encoding dodecin, yielding MVFKKITLIGRSNESFDAAVDDAIDRAEETLAGVHWVEVEELGVEVASVETREYQAEVIVAFELEAEE
- a CDS encoding DUF5816 domain-containing protein produces the protein MTQLQSQTVPGGKTVFVASNEFDRGSKGPFYVVYSTDSAESRWGYRCGNCDSFDTAMDTMGRVECNECGNVRKPDEWDAAHE